CTGCCGGTGCTGCTGATGCTGGCCATGGGCGGTTGCGCCCAGCCCGAACCCGCACCTGTCCGCGACCCGGCCACCGCCGCGCCCGTTGTCGGTGGCGATCGCGACGCGCGCGGCTGCATTGGCTCGGCCGGCTACCAGTGGTGCCAGCGCAGCGGACGCTGCGAACGGCCGTGGGAGCTGGCCCAGGCACAGGGCCTGGCAAACACCGCCGAAGCCATCGACACGTGGTGTGCGCTGCCGCCCACGCCCGCGCGGAAGTAAACTTCCCGCATGCCCGACCTCAGCCCCCTGCCCCGCCTCGAGCCGGGCCGTTACCGCCACTTCAAGGGCGGTCTGTATGAAGTAATCGATATCGTGCGCAGCAGCGAGACCCTGCAGCCGCAGGTGCTGTACCGTGCCCTGTACGGCGAAGGCGGCCTGTGGGTGCGCCCGTACGCCATGTTCGTCGAGCAGGTACCGGGCGAGCACGGCCCGCAGCCGCGTTTCGCCCGCATCGACGACTGAGTGCCCCTCACATCGTTCCCACGCCAGACCGGCGCATGCTGGCGCGCCTCCCTCTTGTGATGCTCTCATGCGCCTGGCTTCTGTCGCGGTTCTGCTGGTGGCGGCCGTCGGTTCTGCCCGTGCTGACGACTCATCCGTGCCCGGCTTCGACCGCCCAGGCCTCGGCTTCTCAACCGATACGGTCAAGCCCCGGAAAGTCGCGCTGGAATTTGGATTTCCCACCTATGAGCGTACCCACGATGCGTCGGGCACTTCCCGTGAGGTGACCAGCTCTGCCCTGCTCCGCACCGGCCTGACCGAGGCGATGGAACTGCAGGTTCAGGCGTCGCCTTGGACCCGGCGTCGAATCACGGCTGCAGGGGTTGCGGCAACAACCGACGAAGGCATTGGCGATACAACGGTGTCGCTGAAGTGGGCCGGACCGGGAAGCAGCGAGACCACCTCTTGGGCCCTGCGTGCTTCGGCGGTCGTCGACACCGGCAGGTCCTCATTCAGCGACGGCCGCCAGTATGCGCTGGCTGCCAGTGTCGAACACCAGTTAAGTGATCGCTGGACGGGCGCCTTCTATGCCAGCCACCAGCGTGGGGCGGGAAGCCACAGTTCCACCTGGTCTCCCAGCGTGTCGTTTGAGGCAACCGAACGCCTCGGGATATTTATCGAGGCAGGCTTCACGGCAACGAGTGATGAACCCCACGAGGCTGTGGCGGGCGCGGGGGTCACCTGGGCGTTCACCCCACGGATACAGCTCGATGCGTCGTTTGATGCAGGACTGGATGAAAAAAGCCCGGACCTTCAGGCCGGGCTCGGTGTATCGATATTTCTCGAGTGAGGGGCTGAACGCCCCCTCTCGCCCTGCCCCACTAGGTGACCTTCTTGGCCACGGTCATGCCGAGCAGGAACAGCACAACGGCGATGATGATGCCGGCCCAGAACAGGAACTTGGCGATGCCGACCGAAGCGCCGGCAATGCCGCCAAACCCGAGGGCGCCGGCGATGAGGCCGATGATGGCAAAGATGATGGCCCACTTGATCATGTCGATCCTTTCCCTTGGGGAATGCTGACGGTATGAACAGGTTAAGCAGCTTCCGATGCCCGCCCTGTGAGCGCGCCGCGCGCGCGGCGTGAACTTTCAGCGCGGACGGAAACGCAGCAGCGCCACCGCGAAGGCCAGGAACACGCTGCCCACCAGGCGCTCGAACCAGCGCTGCGCGAAGGGCCTGGCCAGCCAGCGACGCAGGCTGTGGCCGCCGGCGGCATACATCACGTACCAGAACAGCTCGCAGCTGGCGAAGGTGGCCACCAGCACGGTGTACTGCAGGCCCTGCGCACGCGCGGGATCGACGAACTGCGGCAGGAACGCGGCGGCGAACAACAGCAGCTTCGGGTTGCTCAGGCCCACCAGCAAACCACCACGGAAGACCGCCCCTGCACCGTGGACCGGCTCCAGCGGCGGCTCGCCTGCGCTGGCCGCCGGGGCCGGCCGACAACTGTCGCGCCACGCCTTGATGCCCAGCCAGGCCAGGTAGGCCACGCCGAGATAGCGCAGCACCTCGAACAGCATCGGCGAGGAACGCAGCAGCGCGCTCAGTCCGGCGGCGGAGGCGGCGAGCACCAGCAGCATGGCCAGCAGGCAGCCCGCCATGGCCGGCACGCTGCGGCGGAAACCCAGGCCGACGCTGCGGCCGAGGATATGCAGCATGTTCGGGCCCGGCGTGCCACACAGCACGAAGACCGTGGCGAGGAACCACCACCAGGTTTGCAGGGCCATTGCCGTTCTCGACGCGGGAAGCCCACCAGCTTACGGGCTGCCGCCGCGCGGCGGTACGTACAGGCGGGTGCGCGATCGACGGTTACAGAAGGCGGCCAGCATGCGAGGGCCGGTCTGTGCTGCAATGCGGCTTCCAGCACGGAGACACGCATGAAGACCCTGGGCCTGATCGGCGGCATGAGCTGGGAAAGCTCGGCGCAGTACTACCGCCTCATCAACGAGGATGTCCGCCAGCGGCTGGGCGGGGCGCACTCGGCGCAGCTGCTGCTGTGGTCGGTGGATTTCGCCCGCATCAAGCAGCTGCAGCACGACGGCGACTGGGATGCGCTGGGCGCGGAGATGATCGATGCCGCGCGACGGCTGCAGGCGGGTGGCGCCGAGCTGCTGGTGGTCTGCACCAACACCATGCACAAGCTCGCGCCGCAGCTGGAAGCCGCCTGCCCGCTGCCGCTGCTGCACATCGCAGATCCCACCGCCGAGGCCATCCTTCGCACGGGCGTGCGCACGGTCGGCCTGCTCGGCACGGCGTTCACGATGGAAGAGGACTTCTACCGCGGCCGGCTGAGCGAGCGCTTCGGGCTGGAGGTGCTGGTGCCGGACGCCGACGACCGCCGCGACGTGCACGACATCATCTACCGCGAGCTGATTGCCGGGGTGGTCAGCGAGGCCTCGCGTCAGGTGTATGTGGAAGTGATCCAGCGCCTGGTCGCGCGTGGCGCCGAAGCGATCATCCTGGGCTGCACCGAAATCATGCTGCTGGTCCGCGCGCAGGACAGCCCGGTGCCGTTGTTCGACACCACCACCCTGCACGCGCGCGCCGCCGTGGATGCCGCGCTGGCCAGGGGTCGGATCCCTTCGCAACGCGAAGGGCTCTGACCCCGTCTTTCAGCCTTCGCGTATTTCCAGCGCGGTCACCAGCCATTCGACCACCGCGGGCGAATCACACAGGAAGAACACCGCGTCGCCGCTGCGTGCTTCGCTCAGCATGCGATACACGCTGATGGCCGTGGCCGCCTGGTTGGCAATGAAGACTTCGGTGCTGCGAGGCCCCTCGACCTGCCGCGATTCGCGCTGCAGCGCCTGGCGCGCGGCAACGGTTTCGGCCGGTTCGGCTTCGCGGCTGAGGTCCTCGCCGCGCAGGCCCCAGGACACAAAGACACGCTTGTCCTTGAACGTGGTGTCCAGGACATGGACGCCGGCCGTGCCTGCGCCAGCCGAGCGATGAATGACGATACTGCTGATCAACGCAACCCCCTGTGGTCGTCGTGGTCCGCGCATCTTCCAGCACGCCCGCCGCAACAGCCGGTGTCGGGTGCGGGAGGATGCCGATGCGATCGGATGTGCGCCGATGATAAGGGAAGTACCGCGCCGCATGGGCCGCGGGCCTGAACGCCCGGTATCAGGTGGCAACGGGCAGGTAAGGCGCGACCCGCAACTCCAGCAGCGCCATCAGCGCCGGGTCCATGCAACGGTAGTCGTCAGGAACGTCCAGGCAGTGCAGCGGCGTGTGTTCCAGCAACCGAGGGAAGGCTGCCTGAAGACGATGCTGGTGCTTGGTCTCCATGACGAAGATGACATCGGCCCAGCGGATATCCGCCGGGCTGATGGGATGGCGTGCATGCGGGCTGGTACCCGCCGAACGTGCCGCAAAGCCAGGCCGCCGTCGCCACATGGCTTCGGCGGTCGGGCTGCGCAGCTGGTTGCGGCTGCAGACAAACAGAAGGTTGATCATCCCTGCTCCAGCAGCTGCGTCGTGCTGAGGATGGGATAGGTAAACCCCAACTGGCGCGCGCGGATCAGCTTGGCGCCGCGCGTGTACAGCAGCTTCCAGTTCTTCTCGGGCTTGAAGGCCTGCACCGGTGCAGGACGGTCACCGCCGTGCAGGCGCGCCCTGGCACGACGCCAGGCTCGGGTTCTTGCAGTTTCCATGATGTTTTCTCGTGAGTACCGGGTTCAGCAGCCGCGGTAGTACGAGTGGTGTGCAGGATACAACGCAACGACAAAAAAGCCCACGCATCGCTGCGCAGGCTTTCTGTTTCATCACAGTGGTCGGGACGGCCGGATTCGAACCGACGACCCTCTGCCCCCCAGGCAGATGCGCTACCAGGCTGCGCTACGCCCCGACTGATGCTGCGATGTGCCCGCCAGTGCGGCGGGCCGTGAAGTATAGCGGATTACGCGGGGTTTGGATCACCGGCGAAGCAATTGCAGCACTTCTTCCAGCTCCATGCGCACCTGCTTGATGATCTGGTTGCTCAGCGCGGATTCCTCGCGCGCATCCGGACCCTCCAGGCGCAGGCGCGCGCCACCGATGGTGTAACCCTGTTCGTACAGCAGGCTGCGGATCTGCCGCACCATCAGCACGTCGTGGCGCTGGTAGTAGCGACGGTTGCCACGGCGCTTGGCCGGCTCAAGGCTGGGAAACTCGGTTTCCCAGTAGCGCAGTACGTGCGGCTTGACGTCGCACAGCTCGCTTACTTCACCAATGGTGAAGTAGCGCTTGGCCGGGATCGGCGGTAGTTCGCGGTTACTGCCCGGATCCAGCATAAGCTTCCACCCTCTCCTTGAGCTTCTGGCCCGGACGGAAGGTGACCACCGTACGGGCGGAAATCGGAATTTCCTCGCCGGTCTTGGGGTTGCGACCCGGGCGCTGGTTCTTGCGCCGCAGATCGAAATTACCGAAGCCGGACAGCTTCACCTGACGTCCCTGTTCCAACGCTTCACGCAGCACATCGAAGAACGCGTCGACGAATTCCTTGGCTTCCCGCTTGTTCAGACCGACTTCGTCGAACAGCTTTTCCGCCATCTCCGCCTTGGTCAATGCCATTGCCTGCTACCCCTGAGTGCTTCCCGCTCAGCCGCGGATCCGTGCGTGGTGTTCACGCTCGATCGCAGTGACCGCCTCGGCCACCACCGCTTCCACGTCGCGGTCCGTCAGAGTGCGCGACTTGTCCTGCAAAATCAAGCCCATAGCGAGACTCTTGAATCCCGGCTCGACCCCCTGGCCGACGTAGCGGTCGAACAGGTTCAGCTCGCGCAGCAGCGGGCCGGCGGCTTGGCGGATGGTCGCGGCCAGGTCGCTCCAGTCCACCTGGTCAGGCACCAGGAATGCGAGGTCGCGACGCACGGCCGGGAAGCGCGACAGCTCGCCGGCACGCGGCAGGGCGCGGGCCGACAGCGCCTCCAGGTCCAGCTCGAAGGCATAGACGTCGGCATCGATGTCCATGGCCTTGGCCAGGCGCGGGTGGATCTGGCCGATCCAGCCGATCACCACGCCATCGCGGTACACCTCGGCCGAGCGGGCCGGGTGGCCGAAGGCGCGGGTCGAGGGGCGGAATTCGAGCACGGCACCGCTGGCGGCGGCCAGCGATTCCAGGTCGCCCTTCAGGTCATGGAAGTCGACCTTGCGGGTCGGCAGGCCCCACTGCACGGCCTGCGCATCGCCACAGACGGCGGCGGCCACGCGCGGGGTTTCCAGCGGTGCGGGCCGGCTTTCGCCGGGCGACGTCTCGCCGGTCTGCTGGGCGAACACCCGGCCGACCTCGAACAGGCGCACGCGGCCCAGCTGGCGGGCGGCATTGCGGCCCAGGGTGGCGACCAGGCCCGGCAGCAGCGCCGGGCGCATCACCGCCAGCTCGGCCGACAGCGGGTTGGCCAGCGGCACCAGGTTGTCGCGCAGCTGCCACTGGATCAGCAATGCATCGTCGACGAAGGCAAAGTTCAGGGTTTCCTGCAGGTCGCGGGCGACCAGCTGGCGACGCACGCTCAGCACGTCCAGCTGGGTCTCGGTCGGCATCGCCACGCGCGCCGCGCCACCCGGCAGGGTGGTCGGGATCTGCTCGTAGCCGTGGATGCGGGCCAGTTCCTCGATCAGGTCTTCTTCGATGGCGATGTCGAAGCGACGGCTCGGCGCGGTCACCTGCCAGCCTTCGCCGGCCGCGGTCACACCCATGCCCAGCGCGCGCAGGATGCGCTCGACTTCGGCGTCTTCAATGGCGATGCCCAGCACGCGGGTGATGCGGGCGCGGCGCAGGGTGATCGTCGCTGCCTGCGGCAGATCAGCCTCGCGCACGGCCTCGGTAACCGGCGCCGGGGTACCGCCGGCCAGGTCCAGCACCAGGCGGGTGGCGTATTCGATGGCGGTGCGCGGCAGCGCCGGGTCGACGCCACGCTCGAAGCGGTGGCCGGCATCGGTGTGCAGGCCCAGCTTGCGGCCACGGCCCATGATGGCGGCCGGCGCGAAGTGCGCGGCCTCCAGGAACACGGCGGTGGTATCGTCGGTGACGCGGGTGTCGAAGCCACCCATCAGGCCGGCCAGGCCGACCGCACGGTCGGCGTCGGTCACCACCAGGAAGCTCTCGTCCAGCACCGCATCGCGGCCGTCCAGCAGCTTGATGGCTTCGCCGGCGCGCGAACGGCGCACGCCGATGCTGCCCTGCAGGGTGCCCAGGTCGTAGGCGTGCATCGGCTGGCCCAGTTCCAGCATCACGTACTGGGTGATGTCGACCAGCAGCGAGACCGGACGCACGCCGCTGCGGCGCAGGCGCTCGGCCATCCACAGCGGGGTCTTGGCGGCGGCGTTGACGCCTTCGATGACGCGGCCCAGGTAACGCGGCGCTTCGGCGCCGGCGTCGAGCTGGATGGACAGCTCACGGCTGCCGACCGCGGCAATGGCGTCGGCGGCGAAATCCAGCACTTCGCTGCGGGTGGCCGCGGCCACGTCGTAGGCGATGCCACGCACGCTGAAGCAGTCGGCGCGATTCGGGGTCAGCTTGATCTCGATGCTGGCGTCCGGCAGGCCCAGGTACTCGACCAGGGTATGACCGACCGACGCGTCATCAGGCAGTTCCAGCAGGCCCGAGGCATCGGTGTCCAGGCCCAGTTCCTTGGCCGAGCACAGCATGCCGTTGGATTCGACGCCGCGCAGCTTGGCCGGCTTGATCGCCAGATCGCCGATCTGCGCGCCGACCATGGCCAGCGGTGCAACCAGGCCCGGGCGCGCGTTCGGCGCACCGCAGACGATCTGCAGCAGTTCGCCCTGCCCTGCGTCGACCTTGCACACCTGCAGGCGGTCGGCTTCGGGATGGCGCACGGCTTCGACGATGCGTGCCACGACCACGTGCTGCAGGCCGTTGCCGAGCGCGGTCACTTCTTCCACTTCCAGGCCGATGGCGGTCAGCACCGCGCTCAGTTCATCGCGCGAGGCGGAGGTCGGGACGTGGCTGCGCAGCCAGTTTTCGGAGAATTTCATGGTGTCACCCTGGTGGGCCCGGCGCATGCGCCTGGGCCTGCGAATTTAGGAGCAGCCGAGCATGGCTCGGCTCTACATGGTTGCGGCTTACGCGAACTGTTTCAGGAACCGCACGTCGTTCTCGAAGAACGCGCGCAGGTCGTTGACGCCGTAGCGCAGCATCGCAAAGCGCTCCACGCCCAGGCCGAAGGCGAAGCCGGTGTAGCGCTCCGGATCGATGCCGACGTTGCGCAGCACGTTCGGGTGGACCATGCCGCAGCCCAGCACTTCCAGCCAGCGGGTGCTGCCGTCGGGCTGCTGCCAGGCGATGTCCACTTCCGCGCCGGGTTCAACGAACGGGAAGTAGCTGGGGCGGAAGCGCATTTCGAAATCGCGCTCGAAGAAGGCACGGACGAATTCGGCCAGCGTGCCCTTCAGGTCGGCGAAGGTGGAGTGCTCATCCACGAGCAGGCCTTCGACCTGGTGGAACATCGGCGAATGGGTCTGGTCGCTGTCGCTGCGGTACACCTTGCCGGCGGCGATCATGCGCAGCGGCGGCTGGTGCTCGCCCATGTAGCGCACCTGCACACCGGAGGTATGCGTGCGCAGCAGGCGGCCATCGCCGAAGTAGAAGGTGTCGTGCATGGCGCGCGCCGGGTGGTGCGGCGGGAAGTTCAGCGCCTCGAAGTTGTGCCAGTCGTCCTCGATTTCCGGACCCTCGGACAGCTCGTAGCCCAGCCGGCCGAAGATGCCGGTGATGCGTTCCAGGGTGCGGGTAATCGGGTGCAGGCCGGCACGGTCGCCGTTGCGACCCGGCAGGGTGATGTCGATCGCTTCGGCGGCCAGTCGCGCATCCAGTGCGGCGTTTTCCAGCACGGCCTTGCGCTCGCCCAGCGCGCTGGACAGCGCGTCACGGGCCTGGTTGATGGCTTCACCGGCGGCCTTGCGCTCGTCGGCCGGCAGGGTGCCGAGCTGCTTGAGCTGGGCGGTGATGCTGCCGCTCTTGCCGAGCAGGGCCACGCGCAGCTGTTCCAGCACGTCGGGGCTCTGTGCGGCGGCCACATCGGCCAGCGCCTGGGTGGTGAGGGATTGGATGTCGCTCATGGGGGGCCGGAACTCCAGTCGGTCTGCCATCGCGATGCGCGAAGGGCCGACCCCTGTCGCCACCGCCGGTCCCCGCACCGCGCGCCTGCGGCGTTGCCGGGACCCAAAAAAGAATGGGGAAGGACTTGCGCCCTTCCCCATGCATTGCCTCTACCTGACACCGTTCCCGTTGAACGGCAACGGCATCGGGAAGGACTTATGCCGCCAGTGCGCCCTTGGCCTTTTCGGCCAGTGCAGCAAAACCAGCTGCGTCGTGCACGGCGATATCAGCCAGGACCTTGCGGTCCAGGGTGATGCCGGCCTTCAGCAGGCCGTTCATGAAGCGGCTGTAGCTCAGGCCGTTGATGCGGGCAGCCGCATTGATACGGGTGATCCACAGCGAACGGAAGTTGCGCTT
This genomic stretch from Stenotrophomonas sp. SAU14A_NAIMI4_5 harbors:
- a CDS encoding DUF1328 domain-containing protein — protein: MIKWAIIFAIIGLIAGALGFGGIAGASVGIAKFLFWAGIIIAVVLFLLGMTVAKKVT
- a CDS encoding transporter, with protein sequence MRLASVAVLLVAAVGSARADDSSVPGFDRPGLGFSTDTVKPRKVALEFGFPTYERTHDASGTSREVTSSALLRTGLTEAMELQVQASPWTRRRITAAGVAATTDEGIGDTTVSLKWAGPGSSETTSWALRASAVVDTGRSSFSDGRQYALAASVEHQLSDRWTGAFYASHQRGAGSHSSTWSPSVSFEATERLGIFIEAGFTATSDEPHEAVAGAGVTWAFTPRIQLDASFDAGLDEKSPDLQAGLGVSIFLE
- a CDS encoding integration host factor subunit alpha produces the protein MALTKAEMAEKLFDEVGLNKREAKEFVDAFFDVLREALEQGRQVKLSGFGNFDLRRKNQRPGRNPKTGEEIPISARTVVTFRPGQKLKERVEAYAGSGQ
- the pheS gene encoding phenylalanine--tRNA ligase subunit alpha — its product is MSDIQSLTTQALADVAAAQSPDVLEQLRVALLGKSGSITAQLKQLGTLPADERKAAGEAINQARDALSSALGERKAVLENAALDARLAAEAIDITLPGRNGDRAGLHPITRTLERITGIFGRLGYELSEGPEIEDDWHNFEALNFPPHHPARAMHDTFYFGDGRLLRTHTSGVQVRYMGEHQPPLRMIAAGKVYRSDSDQTHSPMFHQVEGLLVDEHSTFADLKGTLAEFVRAFFERDFEMRFRPSYFPFVEPGAEVDIAWQQPDGSTRWLEVLGCGMVHPNVLRNVGIDPERYTGFAFGLGVERFAMLRYGVNDLRAFFENDVRFLKQFA
- a CDS encoding aspartate/glutamate racemase family protein — encoded protein: MKTLGLIGGMSWESSAQYYRLINEDVRQRLGGAHSAQLLLWSVDFARIKQLQHDGDWDALGAEMIDAARRLQAGGAELLVVCTNTMHKLAPQLEAACPLPLLHIADPTAEAILRTGVRTVGLLGTAFTMEEDFYRGRLSERFGLEVLVPDADDRRDVHDIIYRELIAGVVSEASRQVYVEVIQRLVARGAEAIILGCTEIMLLVRAQDSPVPLFDTTTLHARAAVDAALARGRIPSQREGL
- a CDS encoding LysE family translocator; the encoded protein is MALQTWWWFLATVFVLCGTPGPNMLHILGRSVGLGFRRSVPAMAGCLLAMLLVLAASAAGLSALLRSSPMLFEVLRYLGVAYLAWLGIKAWRDSCRPAPAASAGEPPLEPVHGAGAVFRGGLLVGLSNPKLLLFAAAFLPQFVDPARAQGLQYTVLVATFASCELFWYVMYAAGGHSLRRWLARPFAQRWFERLVGSVFLAFAVALLRFRPR
- a CDS encoding MerR family transcriptional regulator — translated: MLDPGSNRELPPIPAKRYFTIGEVSELCDVKPHVLRYWETEFPSLEPAKRRGNRRYYQRHDVLMVRQIRSLLYEQGYTIGGARLRLEGPDAREESALSNQIIKQVRMELEEVLQLLRR
- the pheT gene encoding phenylalanine--tRNA ligase subunit beta — translated: MKFSENWLRSHVPTSASRDELSAVLTAIGLEVEEVTALGNGLQHVVVARIVEAVRHPEADRLQVCKVDAGQGELLQIVCGAPNARPGLVAPLAMVGAQIGDLAIKPAKLRGVESNGMLCSAKELGLDTDASGLLELPDDASVGHTLVEYLGLPDASIEIKLTPNRADCFSVRGIAYDVAAATRSEVLDFAADAIAAVGSRELSIQLDAGAEAPRYLGRVIEGVNAAAKTPLWMAERLRRSGVRPVSLLVDITQYVMLELGQPMHAYDLGTLQGSIGVRRSRAGEAIKLLDGRDAVLDESFLVVTDADRAVGLAGLMGGFDTRVTDDTTAVFLEAAHFAPAAIMGRGRKLGLHTDAGHRFERGVDPALPRTAIEYATRLVLDLAGGTPAPVTEAVREADLPQAATITLRRARITRVLGIAIEDAEVERILRALGMGVTAAGEGWQVTAPSRRFDIAIEEDLIEELARIHGYEQIPTTLPGGAARVAMPTETQLDVLSVRRQLVARDLQETLNFAFVDDALLIQWQLRDNLVPLANPLSAELAVMRPALLPGLVATLGRNAARQLGRVRLFEVGRVFAQQTGETSPGESRPAPLETPRVAAAVCGDAQAVQWGLPTRKVDFHDLKGDLESLAAASGAVLEFRPSTRAFGHPARSAEVYRDGVVIGWIGQIHPRLAKAMDIDADVYAFELDLEALSARALPRAGELSRFPAVRRDLAFLVPDQVDWSDLAATIRQAAGPLLRELNLFDRYVGQGVEPGFKSLAMGLILQDKSRTLTDRDVEAVVAEAVTAIEREHHARIRG
- the rplT gene encoding 50S ribosomal protein L20 — protein: MARVKRGVQARRRHKKILDLAKGYYNARRKVFRVAKQAVIKAQQYAYIGRKQKKRNFRSLWITRINAAARINGLSYSRFMNGLLKAGITLDRKVLADIAVHDAAGFAALAEKAKGALAA
- a CDS encoding DUF1653 domain-containing protein: MPDLSPLPRLEPGRYRHFKGGLYEVIDIVRSSETLQPQVLYRALYGEGGLWVRPYAMFVEQVPGEHGPQPRFARIDD
- a CDS encoding phosphotyrosine protein phosphatase, producing MINLLFVCSRNQLRSPTAEAMWRRRPGFAARSAGTSPHARHPISPADIRWADVIFVMETKHQHRLQAAFPRLLEHTPLHCLDVPDDYRCMDPALMALLELRVAPYLPVAT